Genomic window (Lutra lutra chromosome 17, mLutLut1.2, whole genome shotgun sequence):
ttttttagattttatttatttacttgacagacagagatcacaggcaggcagagaggcaggcaaagagagaggcagagagaggggaagggaaacgggctccctgctgagcagagagcacgattcggggctcgatcccaggaccctgagatcatgacctgagctgaaggcagaggcttaaccactgagcaacccagtcACCCCTggagcttttaagattttatttatttgacagagagagagacagccagagagggaacccaggcaagaggagtgggagagggaaaagcaggcttcccactgagcagggagcccaaacgggacttgatcccggaacccccggatcatgacccaagcaagccaaaggcagacatttaacaactgagtcacccaggcacccctgcatttgaagccttaaaaaaaaaagtggaggagtgcctgggtggctcagtgggttaagcctctgccttcggctcaggtcatgatctcagggtcctgggatggagtagggagcttgcttccccccccctctctctgcctgcctctctgcctacttgtgatctctgtcaaataaataaataaataaatatttttttaaataaaatcttaaaaaaaaaaaaaagtagatgagaTCTCTCAGCAAGAGAGGGTGCTGAGTCTCTAAGAGGCGCTGGTTTTCCAAGGCCTGGGTGGATGTCAGGATGATAGGAACATCCCCAAACGTGGAAATCTGGCTTGACAAGAGTAGGGGCCATGGGGCAACAGGGGGCACTTTTAGAGGCTGCGGGGTGTGCGGCTCAGGTCCCAAGACAAGCAAGAGGTGTGGACCTAGATCTAACTGTCAAGGTCCAGGGTTCAATCCTGACTCCTCCCCAGCATCCCCCTCTTGGGGCCCCAGTGCAGATGCAGGAAGTACTGCTAGAGGCTCAGCTTCCTCTCTGGGTGTTTAGGCACTGCCCAGCCACCACCCCCCCTCACTCCCAGGGACCGTCCCACCGGGGGCACTGCAGCACTTTCACTTCCCCCAGGTGCCCAAGCCCTGCCCTAGCATGCGGGGGCTCCGCGCTCTACACTTGTTGCTGAGAACAGGATGCAGACTCTGAGAGGGGGCCCATGACAATGAGGGGACGCATAAGCAGAGAAAGGACTGGCCTGCAGAGAGAAAGGGCCAGAaacccagagagggaggagataaatgcgggggggttgggggaagaggcgggcagggagggacagagacccAGACAGAAGGGAACAGGGACCCAGAAAAGGGAGGATGAGAGGCCGAGGGCTgcggagggggcgggggcagagagagatgcagagatggCAGAGCTTAGCAGGCAGTGAGGTCAGAGTGTCTGTGAGGTCGGCTGCTGtccagggctggcctggggtcCTGGTGCCCAGAGTAGGTGGATCCAAGGAGCTCAGCGGTCCCCCAGCCTGAACCATGGAGACCTGGGAGGGAATACCCAGCGTGTCCTTGATGCCCACAAACTCCAAGGCCCCTCCAGTACGGGTGTGTGTCCCAGTGGGGCAGGTGAGGGAGGCATGGGGGGCACAGAAACAGGCCAGAAAGCCACCTCGCCTgtagagggagggggtggggctccACCGctggcggtggcggggggggggggggggggggggtgcgccgTGGGGagacttcctctttctctgtgttcttcctttctccctctctgtctctcacagcctctgtcttctgctcgtCTCCTCCGGGCCCAACACCTcttctcttctgtccctcccacgGGCTGCTGACCCCTCTTAGGTGAAGATGTCGGCCCAGGACAGCTGCCTCAGCCTCATCAAGTACCTCCTCTTCGTTTTCAACCTCTTCTTCTTCGTGAGTTGCCACATGGCTACCCAACccaggctccagccccagcccctgccccctgaCCTGATATACCTCCCCCAGTCCCCCTCACCTTTGCCCACCGCCATATTCCCATCTCCCCTTGTCAGGTCCTAGGCAGCCTTATTTTCTGCTTCGGCATCTGGATACTCATTGACAAGACCAGCTTCGTGTCCTTTGTAGGTGAGGGGGCCAGGGCCGTGGGGGAGGGCCTCCTGGAGCAAGCATGACCTGGCCTGCCCCCAGGTGACATCCCGGGGGTCTCCCTTGTCCCAGGTTCTGCTTCACAGCCTGCCACTGCTCTTAGCCCCTTCAGTCTTCCTCTGGCAAATGAGTTGTCCAtatgaatgataataaaaatggtaATAGCCATTTCTCAGGCACTTCCTAGGCGGTAGAGCTCATGCAGATGCTTATCAGACCCTCCCACAGACCTTCCCCTCTCTTGAAGTTCAGAGAGGGGATGTCACTTACTGGATGTTACACAGCAAAGAAGTAGAAGAGCAGAGAGAACACTAATAATAATAGGAGAGTTGTAATAGAGTAATAGTCGCGATCCTAATGGTTCAGATTTAATAAGTGTTTGCCCTGTATTGAGGACAGCGTTGAACGCGTGCCTCCCATGTGTCCCTTAAAATAACCCTAGGGAATAGATATCTTCCCCCGGCCCTCAGGGAGGTTTTAGTGACTGATCCAATGTCACAGATCAAGTGATGGGACTGAAACtgttgggggtgaggaggagcaggaggaggaaaaagagactgagagcaagaggaagaaacGGCctccagagagaaagggggacagagatccagagcagaaacaaagacctgaggcggtgggggagggggagacagagactCAGAAGGGACAGAGtcccagagagaaggagacaaagaatCCCAGGAGGAGAGGAATAGAGACTCAACATGTGGCAGGGACAGACACCCAGAGAGTTCCCCAGAATACTGCTCCCCAGTTGAGTGGCTgtgtgggtggggaatggggctTCCTGGAGCTGTGTGCCTGAGCCCAATGTCACCGCCTCTCACCTCCCCCAGGCTTGTCCTTCGTGCCCCTGCAGATCTGGTCCAAGGCCCTGGCCATCTCAGGAATTCTCACCATGGGCCTTGCCCTCCTGGGCTGTGTGGGGTCCCTGAAGGAGCTCCGCTGCCTCCTGGGCCTGGTGAGTCCCCTATCCACATCCCCCCTCAAACAGAGCCCTTGCAGCCTCTGtatcctgggggaggggggggcgctCAGTCTGACCTCTCCACTCTGCCCACCAGTATTTTGGGATACTTCTGCTCCTGTTTGCCACGCAGATCACCCTGGGAATCCTCATCTCCACTCAGAGGATGCGGGTGAGCTTGGCTTCCCCTCCCACACTCCCCCCAAATGTACGGGGGTGGtggaaaaagacagaaacaaaagcagacacGGGCTGACAAGGACGAAGGGAAATAACAGTGAcgggcagaggaaggcagagagacagggacacagagaagacACACAGGAAGATAGAGACAAGGAGACTCAAAGCAAGATCACGACGCGGATGGAGGAAAACAGACATAGcaagacagacagagatccaaaggggaacaaacagaaaagaaaaaaattgggggagAAACAGGTGactccagagagacagagacctaATGAGAGACCGTGGGAGATAGCGGGGGAACAGAAAGACGGTAGCAACAGGCAGATTTTGAGGAACAGAGACCTAGCTCGCCATTCAGTGAGAAATCGAGAGCGCCTTCAAACCGCTCGGGGACCCCTTGGGACTGAGAAAGCCCGGGAGTAGCTGGACTGGGTAGGGGCAAACCCGGGTGGAAATCCAGCCTCGCAATCCAGCCTCACTCTCCGCCTCTTAGCTGGAGCGGAGGGTGAAGGAAATCGTGCTGGAGACCATCCAGAACTACCGCTCGCGTCCGGAGGAGTCGGCGGCGGAGGAGAGTTGGGACTACGTGCAGTTCCAGGTGCGTGAGGTCCCCAGATGCGTACCCCTCCCTCTAGCTCTGGGATTCTGACGTagctctgccccctgccccaacgaagcggggtggggggttaCCTGAAGGTAACCCTACTCCACCCCCAATATCACCCCGCCCCCAGAAGATAGCCGAACAGACTCGTGTGGCCATTTCACTCCAGCTCCCAGACCCTGGAGAGGCTCCGTTTTCTGCCCCGACAAGACTTCGCCCTCAGTCCCAAGGCCCTAGCTTGACCCAACTCCCTGATCTTTAGTGACTCTGGCCCCAGGGGACCCGGCCCACGTGAGACTCCATTCCCTGGTTATTCACGTGGCCCTGCCCTCCCATCCACCTGTCCCCTACCTAGGCTGAATTGCACTGCCCACCCAGTCTTCTGCAGCTCCTCCCACAGCCCCAGGTGGCCCGTGATTCGTCTCTCCTAACCCCTGTTCCTCTAATGCCCCCAAGCCTAGCCCGCCATCCCCCCCCCGTGCCCACTATCTAGCCCTCTGCTCCCCAACATGACCTCATACACATCATCCAGTCCCCTGAACCCCCAAATCATCTTGAATCCCTCCAGTCCCCGTCCCTTTGACTCCCGTCCCTCTTCGCAGCTGCGCTGCTGCGGCTGGAACTCTCCTCGGGACTGGTTCAGTATCCCCAGCCTCATCAGCAACGAGTCGGAGGTGCATCGCGTGCCCTGCTCCTGCTATAATTCCTCGGCGACCAATGACTCTGCAGTCTTCGATAAGCTCTCCTTCCCCCAGTTCAGCCGGCCCGGACCCCTGGCGCGGCCCCGGCACAGTACTGACCTTTGCGTGGTTCCTGCAGACAGCAAAGTCTACAGCGAGGTGGGGAGGGCTTGGAGCCCACTAGAAAGGGGAGGGCCCTGTGAGGGGGTAGGGCGGCGGTCTCGGCTTGCTTCCCCAGGAGGCGGAACCGCTGGACTAGGGAAGGGCCTGAAGGGTGGGGCTATGAGAAAGGGGCACatcaggtggggtggggggcgtagGAGGGACCCGGGTTGAGGGGCGGGGACTAAAAGAAAAGGCGTGACTGAGAGGAGGGTGGGACCGGGCAAGTTGGAGAGACTAGAGAACCCTACTAACTAGGGATGAGGTGCGGGCCTTAAAGAGGGGTGAAGGCTAGGCTAAGAACAGTGGGCACGGGCTTGAGGGCGAATCCCAGAAAGACCCTACTTTTAACCTTATCCCACATTCCCAGGGCTGCGCGCGGAGCCTCCAAAAGTGGTTGCACAACAACCTCATCTCCATAGTGGGCATTTGTCTAGGTGTCGGTCTCCTTGAGGTAATTTGGTCCAGCCCCCACTCGCAATTGGCCCTACAATCCCTAGATGGCCCTACCCCAAACCCCTGGGAAAGGTGCAAGCCTGCTAGAGCGTCAGCCCATCCAGGTTCTCCTGCCTCTCCGCATGTACGCGGGAGACCTACCCCTTGCAAGCCCCAATTGGCTGCACGCAGGAAGTAGGCGTTCCCTCCCGCCCTTGCGAAGCTCTCATTGGCCCTCCTTGGCGTTCCCTGCTCGTAGCCGCAAtatccctcccctttccctgcagGTGAGTGTGGCGGGGCTGAGCCTGCTAATCTTGCGCAGGGCGCTCCGCCGGGAACGCCAGCGGCAGGTGCTGGGCGCCTGTGGTTCGAGCCCCGGGCCTGGTCCCTGTGCTGATGGCGGCGGCGGGCGCTGTGGTGTACTGAGCAGCAGCGGGCGTAGCGGCGGTCTGTGGGGTGGCTGGGGCATGGCGGATGCCTGTCCCAACTGGGGGGACAAGTCCCCACAGGGCAAGCTGCCCGTGGCCCTGGGGCTCTGGCCGCTTTGGGATCAAGATGAGGAACAACCTGAGACCGGGAGCGCGGGCGATGAGGTGGAGGTCGAGGTGGAATTAGCGgccgaggcagagagagagacagatgagcCTCCAGAATAAAGTACCCTGGGCTAGCTCCGGATCTCACTCCTTCCCAGACTTTGAACCTGCGCTAGACGCAGCTGAATACTCCCTACCCCACCCTGTTCCGTTTCTTtccatcctccccaccctccgCATCTTTGGTAGTCTACCCCAAGCCCCCAAATTCCCATCCCTGACCCACCTTTCTCAACCTGGCTGAGCTCCCCCTCTAACCTCACCTTTCTCCGCCCCTCCCAAATCTCCACACTTAATTTTCTTCCCCTGGCACTACCCCTTTTTCTCCCTCGGAACACCCACCATCCCTACCCCAGTCCCCCTCACCGGACCCTGCGGACCTCTCTGAACAGGTCTCCTTTCTCTATAGCTCAGCTTCATGACGCTCTCGATATTCCTGTGCAGAAACCTGGACCAAGTCTACGACCGGCTCGCTCGGTACCGCTAGGCCCCAGTCTCTTCCCAAAGCCCCGCCCCGTCCCCTTCAAGCGCCCTAGGGGCTTCCCTGTggtctgtaaatatttgttcaatccCCAGTTCGCCCCAACCACTGAGTCCTCCACCTCCTCATTTCCCTGGGGGACTCCGATGTCTGCCTGCCCAGCTGCTGTCACCTCTCCCGCGGGACCTGGGGCTTCCGGCCACCAGCTTCCTGTCCCCAAAGATACCTCATTTCCTTGCCTCATCTTTCGGCTTACCACCTCCCACAGGATTATTTTCACCCAAACCCCAAATAAATCCCCTGCGTTTTGGTAAAATAGTTTTATCCTCTGTCAAAACACAAACCAACACACTTTGCGGGCGAGGGGAGGCAACACAGTATATAGCCTACATCTTGAGAAGAGAGGTTGAAATTTAAAAGCCTCACCCCACAGCTTGTCCAGCTGAGAAAAAGTCACGACCCTAATACCCACTTATAAATATCtcttgttatattaaaaaaaaatattttcagggccCACCTGGCTCTGCTCCTGCACAAAGGGTTAACCTTCAATATTTGATCTCAAGGTCACAGGGTTGGGTTTGGTAAAGAGAGGCAGattgggaaaggggaggagggtgctgAAAAAACAGAAGGACAAACCAACATACTTTCTAAGACCATCCAAAAACATCCAGAACCAAGCTGCAGGAGGGCGCCTGTTAGAGACTGAGAAACCAGTGCTATACTTCGGGGCTGTCTCACTTCTGTCCCCAGTCCCTGATGCTCTGGAGCGATCTGTCCTTTTCAGACACCACCATGAGGTCCCAATATCAGGATCCATCTTTTCAACTCACCCCCCAGCTTGTAAGGTCCTCTCTAACACagagcagccccctccccaaTCGAGCATGAAGTTAAGCTGGAGGTCTTTCCTGGGAGGAGGGTAATCTGGGGGGTGAGTCACTTTTGGGGTCCCCTTTCAGTCTCTGACCAGGCGGTAAATGTGGTGCTGGGCCCCCCGCTCACTGGTGGAGACCTCAAAGACATAGGCGGTGCAGAGCAGCAgctcctgggtgtctctgttTGTCACCACCTGCCAAGGAGGCCAAGAGAAAGGGTTTGTGCACAAAAGGGAGAGCAGAGATCACTGTGCCCTCCCCGAGGTACCACGGGATACCTAGGAAAGAGGTCCCCACCATATCACATTCCCTAGGTGGAGGGGATGCCTGACATGTCCAGTTCCCCATTTGAGCGTCAGCAGTGAGGGGCCTCCCATCGGATGGCACAGCAAAGTTAAccaaagtaggggtgcctgggcgactcagctaagcgtccaactcctggtttcggctctggtaatgatctcatggttgtgagatcgagccccacattgggcactacttcagattctctctcccttctcccttcaacTCTCTCAAAATCTTCAAAGTTAACCAGAGTTCAGGGGGATCCCATAATATCATGTCCCCTGGGCTAAGGTTAGGTTCCCTATGAAAGGGGGGCTTGTCCCTTAAACCAAGGATCCACCGTGGGATGCCCTCTAAGTCCGTTTCCCCAGTGAGGGGGGATCCCCCTAAATGAGAGTGCTCTGGACTCCCCACCACATCAGTTTCCTGGGTAAAGGGGTCCCCTAAGCAAAGGCTCAACTGTAGGCTCCCCCTGTGTCACGCCCCCGCCCCCGTGCAAGGGTCCCCGGGCCAAGGGGCCGTTGTAGGCACTCCCCACCCCATTGGTTGCCCTGCTCAGCCCAGCCCCAGTGCCTCACCTGGAGGATGGTGAAGTTCTCCAGGACGCTGTTCATCATATAGCGCTCAGGCAGCTGTCGCAGCTTGTGCAAGAAATTCACCAGGTACTCACACATGGGTGAACGCAGCAGGCGGTACACAAACCTCCCGTCCTCCAGCTGGGCACGCTCCGTCTGAAccagggtggggggtgcagagtgGGCAGGGCAGTGACCCAGAGACACAGGGCTTGCCCCAGGCACTCTGTGCCTCTCCAATGCCAGGCCCACTCCCCACTACCGTCATCCCCGCCATCGCCCCATCTGTGGTGCAGCAGAGATGGGACCTGGACCCATGGGTCCTCGACTTGGGATCCCTGAGCCTGCAAACGAGGGACCCCTCCAGCCTCTCAAAACTGTGCTCTGACCCTTCTGAGACCTCTGGACTGCTCTGACCCCCAGGCCCTAAGATACCCTCACACCCTCCAAAGACCCTCCCCTCCACTAGGTCTCCAAACTTTACTTGacctctgagatcaagacccctCAGGCCCTCAGTGATCCCTCAGTGCGACCCCCGAACCTCCTTGCCCTACAGATTCCTCTATACCCATAAGAACCTTTTGAATCTTAGTGACTATAAATCTCTGTATCACACATTATCTCTGAACCCTGAAAATAACACCTACATGTGACTTGGGGACACAATATCAGCTCTAAGCCCATGCATGAATGAAAACCCCACCACACAGACACCCAAGTGCAGGAAATGTTGTGGCTCTGATCCCTTCAGTCTGTACCCCAAAAGTGGCAGGTGTCTGGGCGCTCACCTGCCCAGAGCTCCACCCCTCCAGCCTCACCTCCACCTTCTCCACCACCTGCTTGCCAAAGGAGCAGACCTTGGAGGAACAGGTGAGAGTCATGTGCTCCAGGCTCTCGTACTGGCTGCTCACTCCATAGAAGCCTCCGCCGCTGCCGCCGGTCCCTACCTCCTCACCACTTGGGCCCCAGTTCAGGTCCGCCTGGGGGTGAGGAGGCACAGGCAGATTCCTTATAAATGGCGGGGACTCTTCTCAAGTGGGAACTCTGCTCCACGGCCTGGTTTCTCCCATAGCCCTGCAGTTGCCTACCCTCCTCTGCATTCAAAGCCCCCTGTCTCCATGGGCCTGTTTCTGGAAAACACCCACCCTTCAATTGGTACTGGAGAAGCCTGGCTCCCTGAAACGGTCCTGACCCTCTCTCTCCAGTAATAGTCCCAACAAAGGAGACCTAGAATTCAACTTTCTTCTCCTGAAGCCCCCAACTCGGGAGTTCAGCCCCTTCCAAGGCCCTGGTTATTAAGGAGGCAGGTTACTCCCTAgcaaccctcccctccccaccccttcatgACCCTGGTTGCTAAGGCAAGTGGCTACTCCCTAGCAAAGGGGCCTGGAGACCCAAGTCCTATCCATCCCATCCTGGGGGTAAAACTGCTCGTTGTTCCCTGTTCCAAAGGGGGCTTACGCTCTGAGCATCCCCGTCCATGGGAGGCCAAGTGACTTGCAGGCACTTTGTTTCGGCAGCAGAACTCACCCAGAACTTGACCAGGAAGAAGGCGTGAGGAGGCCCACGATCATACAACTCCCGCAGGCCACCCTTTTTCTCAGGGAATTTGTCATAGATCTGCCGGACGTCCACACTCTCGAGGGGGGGtgctccagggctggggcagtGCTGGCTGATGTGCACGAACAGATGCCTCTGGTACTGAGAAGGGTGGGCCGTGGGTGAGGAGTGGGAGATGGGCTGCACCCTGGGTGCTCATTGCCCCCAGCTCCCACTAGCAGATTCACACCGTCCACCCAGACACTGGGCCTGACTCCCAAGCACTGTAGCTGTTCCCTTCTGTCCCAAGGCACCTTAGTCCCCAAGTCCTGTCCCCTGTTCCATCCCCACAGCCCCATCCTCTCCActctctccccagcctccaccctGGCCTCCCAGGCTCCACTCTCCACTCTTCCGGTCATCCCTCACAGATCCCCACAGCTGACCGTGGACCTCCCCTGCTCACAATCTCCCTGTGGCTCCCCAGAGCACCCAGGACAAACCCCACACTCCTTCAACCTGGCCCTACACAGAATATGTGGTCCCAAATGTTCAATtaatggatgggtagatggatggatggaatctACTTAGCCCACATCAAGACCCCCCCAACCTGTCCCCATTCTTATCACTTTTTGTCTAGATTCTGAAATCCTCACACCTTCCCCATCTTCTTTTGCATTACAAATCTTCCCTCCATCATCTAAGGCCCAAGTCTATGCAAATCTGCCTCTTCCTGGAAGCCTCACTTGATCACAATCAGATGACACTTCTCATTTCTATAGTTCCCCATCACCCTCAGGACAAAGCCTAGATCACTCAGCTTGGCAATGCCAGTTCCTCCAGAACTGGCACCTGCCCACCTATCTGCAGCTGCACCAGCTCCCACACCTTATTGGACTATTTGTTTCCCTGAAAACTTCATGCTGCTTTCATCTCTGTACCTGCAACATAAAGTTCAGCACATGGCAAACTCCTGCATAACCCTCAAAGCCCAACTCAAATACTGTCATTTCAAGGAAGCCTTCACTAACTTCCCAGGCAGAATGACTCCTctggggaatgcctgggtggctcagtttaaggttaagcgtctgccttgggctcaggtcatgatcccaaggtcctgggatgagtcccacaacagactccttgctgcttctccctctgcccacactcctgcttgtgctctgacaaataaataaacagaaatttaaaaacaaaaaaatgtctcCTCTCTACACGCACAAAAACTTGAGCTTCCCCTATCCCAGCACATACTCATTGTTCAATGGACATCTATTGGGAGACCTACTGTGTGCAAACACTATTTTGGGCCATAGGGCTAGAAGACAAAGTCCCTGACATCATGGAGTTCTCCTGGAGTCTACTAGCAAAGatagataattttaataaaaatcaaccCACGGATAATATAAATTTCAGAGTGATgaatgctatgaaaaaaaaattcccaataaaGAATAgtaaagcaggggcgcctgggtggctcagtgggttaaaacctctgcctttggctcaggtcatgatcccagggtcctggcatcgagccccgcatcggactctctgctcagcagggagcctgcttcctcctctctctctctctctgcctacttgtgatctctctctgtcaaataaataaataaaatctttaaaaaaaaaaaagaatagtaaagcAGTAGAGCATGATGGCAGTGGGTATTTTCCATAAAACGATCTGGGAAAGCCAATCTGAGAAGATAAGCAAAGGCCTGAATGAATGGAGAGAGACAGTGGCGGTATCTGGGAAAACATATTCATGGTGGCAAAAACAgcagatgcaaaggccctgaagcagGAGTGGGCCTGGTGTGTTTGAGAAAGAGCACGGAGGCCAGTGTGACCAGAGCAGAGTGGGCAAGGGTATAAGGGCAGGAGGTGAGGACAGAGCAGGAATGGGGATCAGATCATGCAGAGCCTTGTGGGCAACTAAAAGGACTTTACCTTTGCTCCAAGTGAAATGAGAGGGTTTCAACTTGGGTTTTTTAGGACCATCATACACAGCAATTGGTGTTTATGTGGCTGTGGCAGAGACTGCCAGGTGTTCACAAACTCCCCATTCCTTTTCACAAAGTTAAACTACActtcccagactcctttgcagTGAGGTGTGGCCACATGACTAAattctggccaatgggatgtAAGCAGAACCTGATAGTTGCCACTTACAACCCAGACCCATAAAAACTCTGCAGGATTTTTGGGTCTCTCCCTTCCACCATCTGCTGGCCAGATGCAGAGAATCCAGCAGCAGATTCTGAAGCCCTAGAAAACGTCAGAACCACAAAATGGAAGGAGCCTGATTCTCTGAATCACTGCGTGGAAGGCTCCTACTTGAACACCTACACGGAAATGTTACATGAGTGAGAAACTGATGTTACGTTCATTCCCTGAAGGTTAAGGTTATTTCTGCGAACAGTCAACCCACCATGACTAATATGGTATCTAGCTCCATCCTAGCCCAGGAAACGCTCAAGTCTAGAAACTAGATCTGCTCTTCCAGGTTTCCAGTCTCCaccacaatgcctggcacacagcaggctctCAAAAACGTTTGCTAAATGAACAAACAATGACCTGGCAAGTTTCTCTGACCTTCCCAACCGTGACCCCACAACCATCCAGTTCCTCCATGctagcagttctcaaagtgtggtccccaggccagcagcatcaacatcacctgggagcacgttagaaatgcaaattctcaagcCCCACGCTGACgtactgaatcagaatttgaaGGTTGGGCCCAGCAATCTATGTTTCAACaagccctccatgttattctgagacatgctaaa
Coding sequences:
- the CD37 gene encoding leukocyte antigen CD37 isoform X1, translating into METWEGIPSVSLMPTNSKAPPVRVKMSAQDSCLSLIKYLLFVFNLFFFVLGSLIFCFGIWILIDKTSFVSFVGLSFVPLQIWSKALAISGILTMGLALLGCVGSLKELRCLLGLYFGILLLLFATQITLGILISTQRMRLERRVKEIVLETIQNYRSRPEESAAEESWDYVQFQLRCCGWNSPRDWFSIPSLISNESEVHRVPCSCYNSSATNDSAVFDKLSFPQFSRPGPLARPRHSTDLCVVPADSKVYSEGCARSLQKWLHNNLISIVGICLGVGLLEVIWSSPHSQLALQSLDGPTPNPWERCKPARASAHPGSPASPHVRGRPTPCKPQLAARRK
- the CD37 gene encoding leukocyte antigen CD37 isoform X4 — its product is MGLALLGCVGSLKELRCLLGLYFGILLLLFATQITLGILISTQRMRLERRVKEIVLETIQNYRSRPEESAAEESWDYVQFQLRCCGWNSPRDWFSIPSLISNESEVHRVPCSCYNSSATNDSAVFDKLSFPQFSRPGPLARPRHSTDLCVVPADSKVYSEGCARSLQKWLHNNLISIVGICLGVGLLEVIWSSPHSQLALQSLDGPTPNPWERCKPARASAHPGSPASPHVRGRPTPCKPQLAARRK
- the CD37 gene encoding leukocyte antigen CD37 isoform X3, with the translated sequence METWEGIPSVSLMPTNSKAPPVRVKMSAQDSCLSLIKYLLFVFNLFFFVLGSLIFCFGIWILIDKTSFVSFVGLSFVPLQIWSKALAISGILTMGLALLGCVGSLKELRCLLGLYFGILLLLFATQITLGILISTQRMRLERRVKEIVLETIQNYRSRPEESAAEESWDYVQFQLRCCGWNSPRDWFSIPSLISNESEVHRVPCSCYNSSATNDSAVFDKLSFPQFSRPGPLARPRHSTDLCVVPADSKVYSEGCARSLQKWLHNNLISIVGICLGVGLLELSFMTLSIFLCRNLDQVYDRLARYR
- the CD37 gene encoding leukocyte antigen CD37 isoform X2 is translated as MSAQDSCLSLIKYLLFVFNLFFFVLGSLIFCFGIWILIDKTSFVSFVGLSFVPLQIWSKALAISGILTMGLALLGCVGSLKELRCLLGLYFGILLLLFATQITLGILISTQRMRLERRVKEIVLETIQNYRSRPEESAAEESWDYVQFQLRCCGWNSPRDWFSIPSLISNESEVHRVPCSCYNSSATNDSAVFDKLSFPQFSRPGPLARPRHSTDLCVVPADSKVYSEGCARSLQKWLHNNLISIVGICLGVGLLEVIWSSPHSQLALQSLDGPTPNPWERCKPARASAHPGSPASPHVRGRPTPCKPQLAARRK